A part of Micromonospora chersina genomic DNA contains:
- a CDS encoding DUF5999 family protein, whose translation MCQHLPTCPSAEATDREAARVLACFPEQGWSLLCNGVIVFEDTGELLPDGSTIAPHRGPARHALVA comes from the coding sequence ATGTGCCAGCACCTACCCACCTGCCCCTCCGCCGAGGCGACGGATCGCGAAGCCGCACGCGTCCTCGCCTGCTTCCCTGAGCAGGGCTGGAGCCTGCTCTGCAACGGTGTCATCGTCTTCGAGGACACCGGTGAGCTGCTCCCCGACGGCAGCACCATCGCCCCGCACCGCGGCCCCGCCCGGCACGCCCTCGTCGCCTAG